In Candidatus Thorarchaeota archaeon, the genomic window GCTTTGTAGACATACCTGAATGGGCAGCAAGACTCCTGCATCCTCCGGCGTATATTGACTTGGGGTTCATCCAGATTGAGATAGGTGACTGGCGAGAGTACAGCCTGCTGATTGTGGACTGGGACCTAACGGTCACACCACTGTTGCAGTGGTACTCAGGCGTCAGCAACGCCACAGGGCTGCTGATGAATGAGGGCCTGTTGTGCAATCTCAATAGAGCACTCCTCATCAATCCCTATGACATAGCAGGATCAGCAAACAATGTCGACAATGCCATTGCGAAGATCAACGACCGGACCGCCCGTTTCAACACGAAGACAGTGAACCTCGTGGGTAGTGTACTCAGATTGCTCTCGTTCACGTCAGGATTCGTGGTCATTGTCTTCATCTCTCTCACAGTCCCTATCATCTTCATGTCTTGGTACTCGTCTACTATGCTCAGCGATGTGAGCTACAACCTCAGACGACGTGAGTTTGGTCTCCTTCAGACGAAGGGCTTTGGTCCAAGGTCGATTCGTTCCATGCTGCGTTTCGAGGGCATAATCGTTGGACTCCTGGGTGGATTCATGGGCCTTCTTCTAGGAACTCTATTGGCGCACCAGATTGTTGGAGTCACCTTGGAGACCCCGTTCATTGTGCTGACGTCGAACCCCATTACGGCCATTGCTGTGGTCCTCTTTGGGACGTTTCTCGGTTGGTGGGCCGTTCGCGGTCCTGCGGACCGGGC contains:
- a CDS encoding FtsX-like permease family protein, with translation MLRYALKRVIRGYRLFLALTVGVLVATTFFSSMMIAADVSTSESVKTALAEIKYDARMYANNITWTEDDYDELVSTLTALPEVDGADKYSRLSYVHNKTLGQRFDIMGLQKESKIWNALTHINGSTSLGVNETYVVASSENASALFIGQTLHVPVVATTSTMPFTATTYVNLTVAGFVDIPEWAARLLHPPAYIDLGFIQIEIGDWREYSLLIVDWDLTVTPLLQWYSGVSNATGLLMNEGLLCNLNRALLINPYDIAGSANNVDNAIAKINDRTARFNTKTVNLVGSVLRLLSFTSGFVVIVFISLTVPIIFMSWYSSTMLSDVSYNLRRREFGLLQTKGFGPRSIRSMLRFEGIIVGLLGGFMGLLLGTLLAHQIVGVTLETPFIVLTSNPITAIAVVLFGTFLGWWAVRGPADRASKLEPLDALKQYIYIEEQREYRRLLPTIALVLGTYKIIVWA